From a single Lytechinus variegatus isolate NC3 chromosome 9, Lvar_3.0, whole genome shotgun sequence genomic region:
- the LOC121421315 gene encoding uncharacterized protein LOC121421315 isoform X2 produces MNSPGKERNYAGSSVGVPTLGPLSPRVPQSPTKERLDPQNSSRCNDGAGSSGGVSAPGPLCPPRKNPTLVPLNRQEDSSRERRYTRWESGETAQLKEFFKEYFTSTQTKLPSRAEIRKFKMRFPAFRHDVRTIATKVMNEVRKTERLTEERVKRLGIR; encoded by the exons ATGAATTCACCTGGAAAGGAAAGAAACTATG CCGGATCATCTGTTGGTGTACCAACCCTTGGACCTCTTTCTCCTAGAGTCCCACAGAGTCCCACTAAGGAACGCCTTGATCCTCAAAATTCATCACGATGTAATGATGGAG CTGGATCATCTGGTGGTGTATCAGCCCCTGGACCTCTTTGTCCTCCTAGGAAAAATCCTACCCTGGTACCCCTCAATCGTCAGGAAGATTCATCAAGAG AACGGAGGTACACAAGATGGGAGTCTGGGGAAACGGCTCAACTAAAAGAGTTCTTCAAAGAATACTTCACATCAACTCAAACAAAACTTCCAT CAAGAGCAGAAAttagaaaattcaaaatgagattTCCAGCCTTCAGACATGATGTAAGGACCATAGCAACCAAGGTCATGAACGAGGTGCGGAAGACCGAACGACTGACAGAGGAAAGAGTCAAACGACTTGGGATAAGATAA